From a region of the Candida albicans SC5314 chromosome 1, complete sequence genome:
- the SHA3 gene encoding putative serine/threonine protein kinase (Putative ser/thr kinase involved in glucose transport; Tn mutation affects filamentous growth; fluconazole-induced; ketoconazole-repressed; induced in by alpha pheromone in SpiderM; possibly essential; flow model biofilm induced) yields the protein MTLDILPIFDTHTKHHYVSSGATSTTDNTTTFTSATIYQPQTTTSSNKPNVNCLLNGYMLNHELRFIRKIGAGTYGLIYLVENIYTKQQFAAKMVLEQPLLKQKQQQQQSHHGHKGESSMNKQIISQEFYQYFLNNSMPQPRNLDLNYLRDNGHDCPFLTEISLHLKVHQHPNIATIHQVLNIEDFAIIILMDHFEQGDLFTNIIDRQIFTNNSHRKVPRTDFETQLLMKNAMLQLIEAIEYCHENNIYHCDLKPENIMVRYNPYYVRPTINNNNNNGEDDLCYANSIIDYNELHLVLIDFGLAMDSATICCNSCRGSSFYMAPERTTNYNTHRLINQLIDMNQYESIEINGTTVTKSNCKYLPTLAGDIWSLGVLFINITCSRNPWPIASFDNNQNNEVFKNYMLNNNKAVLSKILPISSQFNRLLDRIFKLNPNDRIDLPTLYKEVIRCDFFKDDHYYYAQHQHHHNHNQINNAYNHYQKQPNQARPTANQQLYTPPETTTYNSYASDMEEDEISDDEFYSDEEDEDIEEYEEEEEEYFGNEQQQQQQVTTVNGNFGQVKGTCYYDTKTKTTTYIKPPAAYTLETPSQSVEYC from the coding sequence ATGACACTCGATATATTACCAATATTTGATACGCACACTAAACATCACTATGTAAGTAGTGGAGCTACCAGTACTACAGATAATACCACTACATTTACTTCAGCCACTATTTACCAACCACAAACTACCACAAGCAGTAATAAACCAAATGTAAACTGTTTATTAAATGGATATATGTTAAACCATGAACTTCGGTTTATCAGAAAAATTGGTGCTGGTACCTATGGTTTGATTTACCTTGTGGAAAATATCTACActaaacaacaatttgCTGCTAAAATGGTTCTTGAACAGCCATTACTCAAAcaaaagcaacaacaacaacaaagtcATCATGGACATAAAGGAGAATCTAGTAtgaacaaacaaataatactgcaagaattttatcaatattttttaaacaataGTATGCCACAACCACGAAATTTGGACTTGAATTACCTTCGAGACAACGGACATGATTGCCCCTTTTTGACTGAAATCTCATTACATTTAAAAGTACATCAACACCCAAACATAGCGACTATTCATCAAGTATTAAACATTGAAGATTTTGccataataatattgatggATCATTTTGAGCAAGGAGATTTGTTCACTAATATCATTGATAGACAAATATTCACCAATAATAGTCATAGAAAAGTTCCAAGAACAGATTTTGAAACccaattattaatgaagaaTGCCATGTTACAATTGATAGAAGCCATTGAATATTGTCAcgaaaataatatttacCATTGTGATTTAAAACCAGAAAACATTATGGTTAGATATAATCCATACTATGTTCGTCCAActatcaataacaataataacaatggAGAAGATGATTTATGCTATGCCAACAGTATTATTGACTATAATGAATTACACCTCgtgttgattgattttggtttagCTATGGACTCTGCTACCATTTGTTGTAATTCATGTCGTGGATCGTCATTTTACATGGCACCAGAAAGAACCACCAATTACAACACCCATCGTTTAATCAaccaattaattgatatgaATCAATATGAgtcaattgaaatcaatggGACAACAGTGACAAAATCAAACTGTAAATATTTACCTACATTAGCTGGGGATATTTGGTCATTGGGAGTATTGTTCATTAATATCACTTGTTCAAGAAACCCATGGCCCATTGCatcatttgataataatcaaaataatgaagTGTTTAAGAATTATATGTTGAATAATAACAAGGCTGTTTTGAGCAAAATCTTACCCATTTCCTCACAATTTAATCGCTTATTAGAtagaatttttaaattgaatCCTAATGATAGAATAGATTTACCAACTTTATACAAAGAAGTTATTCGTTGTGATTTCTTCAAAGATGATCATTACTACTATGctcaacatcaacatcatcacaatcacaatcaaatcaataatgcTTACAATCACTATCAGAAACAACCTAATCAAGCAAGACCTACTGCAAACCAACAATTATATACACCACCAGAAACCACCACTTATAATTCATACGCTAGTGATAtggaagaagatgaaattagTGATGATGAGTTTTAttctgatgaagaagatgaagatattgaagaatatgaagaggaagaggaagagTATTTTGGTAAtgagcaacaacaacaacagcaagtCACAACAGTGAATGGTAATTTTGGTCAAGTTAAAGGTACCTGTTATTACGAtaccaaaaccaaaacaactACATATATAAAACCACCAGCTGCATATACTTTAGAGACGCCTAGTCAAAGTGTTGAATACTGTTAA
- the HGT2 gene encoding Hgt2p (Putative MFS glucose transporter; 20 member C. albicans glucose transporter family; 12 probable membrane-spanning segments; expressed in rich medium with 2% glucose; rat catheter and Spider biofilm induced) produces MSSKIERIFSGPALKINAYLDKLPKIYNVFFIASISTIAGMMFGFDISSMSAFIGSGPYMKFFHSPGSDIQGFITASMALGSFFGSIASSFVSEPFGRRLSLLICAFFWMVGAAIQSSSQNRAQLIIGRIISGVGVGFGSAVAPIYGAELAPRKIRGFIGGMFQFFVTLGILIMFYISFGLGHINGVASFRIAWGLQIVPGLCLFLGCFFIPESPRWLAKQGQWEAAEEIVAKVQAHGDRENPDVLIEISEIKDQLLLEQSSKHIGYATLFTKKYIYRTFTAIFAQIWQQLTGMNVMMYYIVYIFQMAGYSGNSNLVASSIQYVINTCVTAPALYFIDKIGRRPLLIGGATMMMAFQFGLAGILGNYSVPWPDSGNDSVNIRIPLDNKSASKGAIACCYLFVASFAFTWGVGIWVYCAEIWGDNRVAQRGNAISTSANWILNFAIAMYTPSGFKNISWKTYIIYGVFCLAMGTHVYFGFPETKGKRLEEIGQMWEENVPAWRSRSWQPTIPIASDAELARKMEVEHQEDKLMNDDSNSESKENQV; encoded by the coding sequence ATGTCGTCCAAGATCGAAAGAATCTTTTCTGGACCTGCTTTAAAAATTAATGCTTATTTGGATAAGCTTCCAAAAATTTACAATGTTTTCTTCATTGCTAGTATATCCACCATTGCTGGTATGATGTTTGGTTTTGATATTTCCTCCATGTCTGCCTTCATTGGTTCTGGTCCATATATGAAATTCTTTCATTCTCCAGGATCAGACATTCAAGGGTTTATTACCGCATCTATGGCATTAGGTTCATTCTTTGGTTCCAttgcttcttcttttgtttctgAACCTTTCGGTAGAAGATTATCATTGTTAATTTGTGCTTTCTTCTGGATGGTTGGTGCTGCTATTCAATCCTCATCTCAAAATCGTGctcaattaattattggTAGAATCATTTctggtgttggtgttggtttCGGTTCTGCTGTTGCCCCAATTTACGGTGCTGAATTGGCCccaagaaaaattagaGGTTTCATTGGTGGTATGTTCCAATTCTTTGTCACTTTAGGTATATTGATTATGTTTTATATCTCATTTGGTTTAGGTCACATTAATGGTGTTGCTTCATTTAGAATTGCATGGGGACTTCAAATTGTCCCTGGTCTTTGTTTGTTCTTGGGTTGTTTCTTTATTCCAGAATCTCCTCGTTGGTTGGCTAAACAAGGTCAATGGGAAGCTGCTGAAGAAATTGTCGCCAAGGTTCAAGCTCATGGTGATCGTGAAAACCCAGAtgttttgattgaaatCTCTGAAATCAAAGATCAATTATTGTTAGAACAATCAAGCAAGCATATTGGATACGCTACTTTATTCACCaagaaatatatttacAGAACTTTCACTGCTATTTTCGCCCAAATTTGGCAACAATTGACTGGTATGAACGTTATGATGtattatattgtttatattttccAAATGGCTGGTTATTCTGGTAACAGTAACTTGGTTGCTTCATCCATTCAATATGTTATTAATACTTGTGTTACTGCCCCAGCTTTATACTTTATTGATAAGATTGGTAGAAGACCATTATTGATTGGTGGTGCTACTATGATGATGGCTTTCCAATTCGGTCTTGCTGGTATCTTAGGTAATTATTCTGTTCCTTGGCCAGATAGTGGTAACGACTCAGTCAACATTAGAATTCCACTTGACAACAAATCTGCCTCCAAAGGTGCCATTGCTTGTTGCTACTTGTTCGTTGCATCCTTTGCCTTTACTTGGGGGGTCGGTATCTGGGTCTATTGTGCTGAAATCTGGGGTGACAACAGAGTTGCTCAACGTGGTAATGCCATTTCCACTTCTGCTAATTGGATTTTGAATTTCGCTATTGCCATGTATACCCCATCTGGTTTCAAGAATATTAGTTGGAAAACATATATCATTTATGGTGTATTCTGTTTGGCCATGGGTACCCATGTCTACTTTGGATTCCCAGAAACCAAGGGTAAAAGATTGGAAGAAATTGGTCAAATGTGGGAAGAAAATGTTCCTGCTTGGAGATCAAGATCTTGGCAACCAACCATTCCTATTGCCTCCGATGCCGAATTGGCAAGAAAGATGGAAGTTGAACATCAAGAAgataaattgatgaatgATGATTCTAACTcagaatcaaaagaaaaccaaGTCTAA